The Vibrio coralliilyticus genome segment CGAATACTAAAAAACAAGTGACACTTGAATATCACAATGAAGGGATTCAATACGTTACTACCCTCGGGTCTACCATTCTGAATAACACCAAAAATGGAAACAAGGTAACGATCACTACATCCTTTGCCTTCAACGCATTTTATCGTGATGTACTTCAGGACACAGGCACTGTTGAGCGTATTAGATCTACTCTTGGCGCGACAACTTATTCACAACTTTTCGATATCGTTAAGCTATATCAAGGTTTTGAGATGACTTTGAAATTTAATAATCATATCGGTGGTAGTGCTGATGATGATATCAACATGTACACTGGTCTCATGATAAATAGAAATAATATGGCCACAATCGTTACTCCAGTGGGTTCTGTGTTTTCTGGCGGCACAGATCTATTCGCAGCGGGTAATCCACGAGTGTTACAACGAGCAGACAACACTAAGGCCATTGAGTTAAATAAGCAAATCGGTGTGCATAGCTGGGGTGAAGGCAATAAAACAGCCAAAGAGTTCCCATACACTAACGAAAGTCATCGTAAACAAGCAACTTACTTTAAGCAAATGCTGGGAGAAAAGGGTATTGACTTCTATATTTTCACTTTGGATTCTGCACCGGCAAGTGGCGAACATTGGATGACCAAATCTGACTCAGACAAATATAGTTTCATCACCCATATTGAGTAGATTCATCGGTACTCGCGTTATTTGGCACGGGTCATAAAGCCAAATATTAAACGCTTACCATTTAAAAAGTTAGGACTTCTCTAGCGTACTGATTGTTGGTAGAAATCAGACTTATCCTAACCAATTAGCGCAGGGCGAAGAACAAGTCCTCACAAGAGGCGTTGTGAGTAAAATTCGGAGTTCATATTTCTACAATGGAAACAGATTAAATAGGAAAACAGGAGCTTCCACCATCATGATTTGAGAACGTCACCCTCTATTGTGATCATTTATCTCGGTCAAAAACGATTGGTGAGCTCCGGCATGCTACAGATAAAGAACCCTATCAGTTCGGTAGCAAGCTTCGATTAAAGAAAGGAAAAAAGACATTACTATTTTTATAGATCAGGAATTGCCTATCAAGATCTTTATATTGCGTAAATAGCTTTAGATTAATACCTATCCGAGGAAAATAACCATGAATAACGCTAGCTTTTTAAAAGTAAACGGCAACATCATCGATGATATAATTGATCTCACGGTGGAAGAGTCTCAAAAACATCTCATTGCTAGCAACGCAGAGTGGCTTGCTCAGGCAAGTTTCAACGACAGCAGTATCAGCTACGCCATTTATTTAGACCAAAAGCCGGCAGGGCTCATCTCCCTTATCGATCCAAGACTACTCGACAAGTTCGATGATCACTTTCAAAAAGAGCACTTGTACGTGTGGCGTGTCATGATTGACCATCGCTTTCAAGGTAAGGGATTGGGAAATCAAGCGATTAACTTCAGTAAGCGATATGCTTCAATGATCGGTTTACAAGGAGTGTCCCTGACCACAATGGATAAAGAAGAAGGTAATGCGCTCTCTGTTTATCAAAAGCTTGGCTTTACCCCGACAGGCAGAAGGCTTGATGACGAAATTGAATTAATTTTTAGTTTCAATAACTAATTTAAATTTATATTACATTATTAATTAGCAGGTAAAAGTATCCACCGGCATAGCCGGTGGTTTTTCATAGGCGCCTACTGGCTACCCCCTAGCAGGCACGTGGTGGTACCTATAACTTTTTCCTTCGGCCCGCAGACAGGCTACCTCAATACGGGGTCGATAATTGCTCTCCCACCGCTATAGAAGTTTTAAACAAAGCGGTGGAGCCCAAATAGTTTCATATTCCAAAACTATTTTTGAGCACATATAAAAAATCCCCACTAAAAAAGTTAGTGAGGATTATCATACGATCCTAGGATGCTTCAAGCCTCTAGACCGCTCGGCACTAACCCATTTGGTTCGCCTTTTTACATCTGGATCTTTTCTATTTTAAAGGATCGTTATCAGGCAATGCACTGTGGATCCACAATGCGAGTCTATGCTTGATATTGGCACCGTCAAGTTTGCTATCAGGTAACGGTGTTATCTGCTTAGCATCAACTAAAAATAGGTAAATCGCTTTGACTCTCACTGGTTGAGGCGACTGAGGCAGCTCGAATCCCTGCATCTTAGCCATCTTTGCACCTATTTCTAGCGCTTTCTTAACCAGCTTATCTTCATTGTGCAGCTTGGAGTTTTTTGACATTGATAGAGTCCTCTATAAAGAATCCACTTAGAATACATTAAGCTTCCAATTAGGCATGTTAACCGGCTCTCAGATTGAGAGCCCATGTGATTGACTCACGCCTTGTCACCCAGCAGCTTAGCGAAAAAATCTCTCAGAGCATTGTCTTCGTACTCCAATAGATTGTCACCAACATACCATTCTATGATGGATTGATTTGGATGCGCGGTAACTTGTGGGTGACCAAACCAAATACCTTCTTTAGTGGCAAAAGCGTGTTGTAGCTCTTTCACTTCTTGACAACTAAAAGGAACAATTAGATGCAGCATATTTGACTGAGGCTCAGCGGGTCTCACTGCAAGAGCCGGAAACTCTCGGATAATCTTGTAAACTTGTTTAGTTCGCTCAAAAAGAGCAGGCAGTTTTGCCAACCTATCGTCAAACTGCATTGCCGCTGACACAATATAAGGTGTGCGATGATAAACGTTTCCTCCCTGACGTTTCATCCAAATCGATGCGCGCTCAACAAATTCCTTTGATCCTAGTAGCATAGAGCCACCCAGACCGTTGATCCCTTTGTAAAGTGATACATAAGCGGTATCAAAGCCTTTAGCGATTTGATGATATTCCTTCTGATAATAGGCAGCGGTTTCCCATAGTCTTGCACCATCCATATGGAGATGGATATCATTCGCTGAGCAGTAAGACTTAATCTCTTCTAAACTTTCCCAACTTGGCAGTTGGCCACCAATTTCACGCATTGGCAATTCATACAATACCGCCGCAATTTCATCCGGCCATGCCTGGAGATCACTTAATGACCATGTCTGATATAGGTTACCAACCGGAAGAATACTGAAACGATTTTGCAGTTGATAACCTTGCCTTTCATGGACATAGATATGGCTGGAAGGGTGCATCGCCACCACTGGATTGCGTTTCTGTTTGGTGACCAACTCCAACACGGTTGGTTGTGTCATCGTTCCCGTGATGACAAACAAACCAGCTTCATAACCAAGCAAATCCGCCACTTTCTGCTCAAACGCCTGAATGGTTTCTCCTTCGCCATATATATCGTGAGCGACATTATGCTCCTCACACCATGCTGCCATTTTGGCAAAGTGCTCGGCGGGTGATTCTTCTTTATTGCCGGGTAAAATCGTATGACAAAGCTGTTTCAACTGACTGCTCATTATTATTCTTTCCTTGAGTTTGTAGAGATGTTTGTTTTCCGCCATCGCCTATGGGTAAGCGTTATCGGTCCATAGGCTTAAACTGCAATTCAACCAACCGCTGGTACAGCTCACAGCTTTGCAGTAACTGATTATGGTTGCCCACATCCACAAGCTGACCGCTATCTAACACCGCAATCTGATCAGCATGCTGAATCGTCGACAAGCGATGAGCAATGATGAGGGTCGTGCGGTTCTGCATAAGCGCTTCCAACGCCTGTTGAACATGGTGTTCACTCTCGCTGTCTAGTGCGCTGGTCGCTTCATCCAAAAGCAAAATTTTAGGATCTTTGAGAATAGCCCGTGCGATGGCGATACGCTGACGCTGACCACCTGACAAGCGCACTCCCCGCTCACCAAGGAAGCTATCGT includes the following:
- a CDS encoding alpha/beta hydrolase, whose protein sequence is MNHFRNILFALPFILLVGCNSGKETTKAQVKPKADYVFSSAKLEELLKEQQELQQEAIKLDYDGVQYKTILFAEDISGVQKVVKIADSLGQSVDLYLPDAGFDDCAIYSEGNFIDFFDCGAAQRSIGNDTTLIKTTTNTKKQVTLEYHNEGIQYVTTLGSTILNNTKNGNKVTITTSFAFNAFYRDVLQDTGTVERIRSTLGATTYSQLFDIVKLYQGFEMTLKFNNHIGGSADDDINMYTGLMINRNNMATIVTPVGSVFSGGTDLFAAGNPRVLQRADNTKAIELNKQIGVHSWGEGNKTAKEFPYTNESHRKQATYFKQMLGEKGIDFYIFTLDSAPASGEHWMTKSDSDKYSFITHIE
- a CDS encoding GNAT family N-acetyltransferase gives rise to the protein MNNASFLKVNGNIIDDIIDLTVEESQKHLIASNAEWLAQASFNDSSISYAIYLDQKPAGLISLIDPRLLDKFDDHFQKEHLYVWRVMIDHRFQGKGLGNQAINFSKRYASMIGLQGVSLTTMDKEEGNALSVYQKLGFTPTGRRLDDEIELIFSFNN
- a CDS encoding DUF5062 family protein; its protein translation is MSKNSKLHNEDKLVKKALEIGAKMAKMQGFELPQSPQPVRVKAIYLFLVDAKQITPLPDSKLDGANIKHRLALWIHSALPDNDPLK
- a CDS encoding threonine aldolase family protein — encoded protein: MSSQLKQLCHTILPGNKEESPAEHFAKMAAWCEEHNVAHDIYGEGETIQAFEQKVADLLGYEAGLFVITGTMTQPTVLELVTKQKRNPVVAMHPSSHIYVHERQGYQLQNRFSILPVGNLYQTWSLSDLQAWPDEIAAVLYELPMREIGGQLPSWESLEEIKSYCSANDIHLHMDGARLWETAAYYQKEYHQIAKGFDTAYVSLYKGINGLGGSMLLGSKEFVERASIWMKRQGGNVYHRTPYIVSAAMQFDDRLAKLPALFERTKQVYKIIREFPALAVRPAEPQSNMLHLIVPFSCQEVKELQHAFATKEGIWFGHPQVTAHPNQSIIEWYVGDNLLEYEDNALRDFFAKLLGDKA